The genomic window TTatgatagaatttttattttcaaaagagaaatttaattCAGGGATATCACTATACATatatccttttatttcctttttgtgaaCTCTATAAGAAGTCATACTTGTTTCACTGCTGGATCTCTTATTTCCGGGAATAATACTTGTCACACAGTagatcaacaaatatttgtttaatttatatattgAGAGAATTGCTTGGCACAATTCAACCCTCTCAAAGTTTATGCAGGTTAGCACCGTGCAGTATAGTCTCCTTTGGCAGCAAGAGCTTAATATCTGATTTTGAGAGAGCTGAGAATGATATGCAAAACAGCATTAGTTTCTTCcctatatttttaattagagtaatgctgtcttttaaaaaaagactccTGAGTACTTTATGATCATAGTAAATCCATCTTAATCGCATtcactgctttattttcttttttattttttttgagacagagtgaggTGATGGAAGAATTTCCTccttctgtcgccaggctggagtgcagtggcacgatcttggctcactgcaacctctgcctctcgggttcaagcgatactcctgcctcagcctcccaagtagctgggacgactctaggcatgcaccaccacgcctggctaatttccatattcttagtagagatggggtttcaccatgttggagaggatggtctcgatttcttgacctagtgatctgcccgcctcggcctcccaaagtgctgggattacaagcgtgagctactgcacctggcccactgcTTTATTTTCAAGCAGAAAACATATACAACACCTACAGATGGATGCTAAAGTAGAAATAAACCGTTTCAAAATGATTGTCATGTGGTATGTCTGAGAAGAAAATAAGCATCACAGGATCACAAAATCTGTTAAATATCTGTCTCCAATCATGACTTGAAGTTGCACTCTTTCGAGTATGCTAAACTGCAGTTTTCCTTTAAAGTTCACACCATAATTATAATGTAAAAACCTAGGAAGTGTACAGCAAACCATAAGTATCCTAAACAAACTTAAATCTTGAAAAGTGTAAATCTCATCCCCAAATGCCTTTGCTCAAACACATTCTGCAACTGTGGTTTATAGGCTAAAACACAGACTTGTCTGTACCATGTAATGTCCTTTGCGAAGTGTTCCCCACCTACCTGTCTAACCCATGCTATCACCCTCCATCTGGGGGCCTGGTCTCCCAAAGCTTTTGCCACTTAATATTGGTTGCCATTCTCCAAGCTGGCTTTTCCAGACTCAGGTCATTATCTCTTCTGTTTCTATAAAACTGTTTAAATACAGTtattatggaattttaaaactattatgcTATATCATAACTTTGAGGTTTATGCATCTATCTCTCCCTGCATTAGACTGGCTTTCTTGAGTTTTGGAAATATGATTGATTCCTTATTCCTTCACATAAAGGCAGGCATCTGCCTCCCTGACTGAGGTAGGGTCACTGCACAAGTAGTGTTGTTTTCCTCAATGTTGAAACTCTTGGTCTGCAGCACTGTCCTGAAACTTAAGAAAACTCTGTTGAATGAGCCAAAGAAGGCTGATATTCACGGAACTGTAATTTTAAGGAAAAGCAGTTTTGCCTGTAGGGAACCATGTCTTACGGTGGGGTTTGCTCTTGAGGGTGTTCTGAAAGGGAGGCAATTACTAGATCCTTGGCTATGATCTTCAAAGGGCTTCTGTCCTGTGGAAACCAAGAGGCTTTCTTCAAGACCATCAGCCCTTGCTATACACAATCCAATGCTCATGTCCTCCATTTGAAAGCTGCTTGCTAAATTCTTCCGTCACCTCAGTAACCTATGTCTTAGAGTGACAAAGAATCCTCCAAATCTATATATCAAAAGGAGATTACCATGAGAGTAACAATGTAATTGAAGGCACTTCTTAAATTATAAAGTGCCTTGTTGTGTATGACTACTGTTATTATCATCAACAACCCTAACATCATCTCTAATAACAACAACTCCTTTTAACGTCCTTCTTTTAATACGCTATGGgtcaaattataattatattaataaatgttatgtCTCAACTTTACTGATGACAACATAAGTTTAATTAGAGTTCTACTCATaactaaataacattttttatgaaTAAAGAAGTTTCATCTTCATCACTTAATATATTTAAGGTCTCTTAGGAAGACCTTGTCCTGTAGTCAGtggtattattctttttattagtttCCTCAAGATTTATTAGGCAGAGCAGTGACTTAATGTTTTTGGCTTAACATTTCTAACTTCTAGCTGGTGAACAGTAAAAAAATATGGTGTTTGAATCCCAGAGTCTTCATTGATTAGCTTTATAATTTGGGATAAAGCATTTAAACTTTCCGAAATTTTTGTCTAAGAGTTATAAGAATACCTTTTCTACATATCTTGCTGggaatatttgaaaatcacatgAAGTCATattcttggtaatttttaaaacagcatgCAAAAGCAAGGCACTAAACAAACTTTATAAATTATTGCAATTAAATAAATCTTGTATTACATCTTTCTGTGTATATTCTTGTAAAGTTAATTTTGTACTATTTCCCAAAAGTATTAGTTTTCTGAACTGGCTTCTTAATTTTCTAAAACTTATACTTCCTTCCGCTTACCATATTACAACCTTGTGACACTCAACCAGAAATCAcccaacacacatatacacatacaactcttgcattgctataaagaaatacctgaaactgggtaatttaaaaagaaaaggggtttTCTTTTGActtacggttctgcaggctgtagaggaagcatGTCACTGGCATCTAgttctggtgagagcctcaggaagtttacaaccatggtggaaggcaaaggggagagCAGGAAAGAGGTGGGGGTTGAGGTCTcatactcttttaaacaaccagatctagcATGAACTAACTTGTCACCAAAGGGATCATTAATGAAGGATCCACCCACATGACCCAATCACACCtaccaggccctgcctcctacactggaaatcacatttcaatatgagatttggaggtgaTAAACATCTAaaccatctctctctttctctctctctctctcacacacatatacacacacacatacactcacaattaaaacaaaattctatgAAACATCTATTTGTGATGAATgctgatattttctaatttgtttcacTAAAAATCAAAGGCCGGTGTTGATCCACAAAGTGAGTTTATGATTCACAGTTTGGAAAATGAACACTAGCAtactagatttaaaaaatgaaattaaccaaaacaaaaccaacaataaaataaaaaatgtcctcGGCATTATTTTTTGCAACTTCTTTCCATGCATCCACATGCTTACCAAGAGTTCCTCTCATCTTGTCATTATCATACCACAAGTTTTTCTGACACCATCACTTTTGAACGTTTCCTCATTTTCCTGGATTTACAATTCTCTCACTTATTTTCATATCGCCCTCTCTATGAAGGTTTCCCAATTCTTCTAGCTAGTTACTCTTTGGGTTACCTCTGTTCTGACTCGTCAATGGTGTACTGACCTCTATTCTATCTATTAGATGCTATTTTTATGGCTTAAATGTCCATTTGCTAATTATACCACTTAAACATTTCAATtgtttaaatgtccatcaatttcAGCAAACCTTGGATTATATGTGAATAGATTAGGATTGTATCAATTTCAATATCCTAAGCACCTAGCATAGAGCCTGACACAGAGCAGCTCCAAAAGTAAAAGTCTGCTGAATAAATGTGTTGATTTTAAAGGTTAGGTGAAATGTAGGGAAGTGTCAAAGTACAAAAGATGTTCAGGTTTTCTAAGATAAAGGTAATCTCCCCGGTGTGATTCCGTCCTGCACAGCTGTTCTCTTGAGCAGTGGTCGTTTATCTCCATCTGCCTTGTCTCCCACCTAAGTGCGTCCTGCCACCCGATGGACGATGATGGACATGAGCCCCCTGAGGCCCCAGAAATATCTTTTTGGTTGTGAACTAAAGGCCGACAAAGATGATCACTTTAAGGtggataataatgaaaatgagcAACAGTTATCTTTAAGAACGGTCAGTTCAGGGGCTGGTGCAAAGGATAAACTGCAAATTGTTGAAGCAGAGGCAATGAGTTACGAAGGCAGTCCAATTAAAGTAACATTGGCAGCTTTGAAAATGTCTGTACAGCCCATGGTTTTCTTTGGGGGCTTTGAAATAACACCATCAGTGGTCTTACGGTTGAAGTGTGGTTCAGGGCCAGTGCATGTTAGTGGACAGCATTTAGTAACTGGCGAGGAAGATACAGAGtcagaagatgaagaggaggaggatgtgaAACTCGTAAGTATATCTGGAAAGCGATCTGCCCCTGGAGGTCGTAGCAAGTTTccacagaaaaaagtaaaacttgctGCTGAGGAAGATGAtgattttgatgatgatgatgattttgatgatgaggaaactgaagaaaaagcGCCAGTGAAGAAATCTATATGAGATACTCCAACCAAAAATGCACAAAAGTCAAATCAGAATGGAAAAGACTCAAAACCATCAACAGCAAGACCAAAAGGACAAGAATCcttcaaaacaggaaaaaactcCTAAAACACCCAAAGGACCTAGTTCTGTAGAAGACATTAAAGCAAAAATGCAAGCAAGTATAGAAAAAGGTGGTTGTCTTCCTAAAGTGGAAGCCAAGTTCATGAATTATTCAAGATCTCTGGCAGTGGAGGAAGTCTCtttaagaaaatagtttaaacaatttgttaaaaattttccATGTGATTTCATTTCTGTAACTGTTGATATCTGGCTGTCCTTTTCATGATGCAGAGTGAGAACCTTCCTTACCATGTTTGATAAATGTTGTCCAGAATCCAATGCCAAGAATGTGTTGTCCAAAATgcctgtttagtttttaaagaaggaaCTCCACCCTTTGCTTGGTTGTAAGTGTGTATGGAATGTTATGCTAGTTATAGTAGTAGCAGTGGTCAGACATGGAAATGGTGGGTagacaaaaatatacatgtaaaataaaagtattttaataaagtaaaaaaatgataaaggtaaTCACATAAGAAGATTCATCTCTTGGGTGCAACAGCTAGGGTAGCCTCCCAAGCCCTGTGTGGTAGTAGTCAGTATCactactatggtttgaatgtttttccCTCCAAAActgatgttgaaatttaattgccattgtgacagTATTAAGGGGTGGGACCTTTAGGTGGTGATTAGGATTGAGGGCTCCAGCCTCACGAGTGGGTTTGGTTCCCTTATAAAAGTGGGAGTTCAGCCCCCTTTTGATCTTTCTTGCCCTCTAATCGTCCATCATGTGATGACATATCAAGCAGGCCCTCGCCAGAGGCTGACACCTTAATGTTAGACttcctagtctccagaactgtgagccaatacatttttgttcattACAAATTATTACCTAGTCTtaggtactttgttacagcagcacaaaacgtATTAAGAGAGTTACCTACTTATCTTTTCGGAACATCATTACAATTCTATTTCAAAATTTCTGCTCTTAATAATATCCCAAGGAgactataaaatatttcaatagttCAGCCACTTTTCAATGAAATTATCTTGGGTGGTCATGTACTCGTTAAATTGCCCTGACCATTCTTTGAAGGATAGCACTTGTTATGAGATTAAATTTGAAAGTTCCTATGAACCATCAGTTGAATGAATTTGCTTATTAGAGCATATATCTTAATCATATGTTCATAAGCCTCCATTAAGCCAGGCTGCACAGTTTATTTTTGAATAACTGCATGGTTTTAAAGTTACAGTTGTTTCAGCAATCCATTACTAGTATTTAAAAGTACACACATTGTCCTTTTGTAAATACATACAACGgccataaattattaaaaaaatagaaattcgaggataaaatgtttgaaaaatgtgttatttaagaTTAACAGTAAAATTGGATTTTCAAATAAATCCATGTTAACTGGGATTTACAATACAAGCCTGTACTATTAGTTGTAAAGCCAGGATTTTGAGAACTATGCTGCcacattaaatttattcattttcacagCCTGCAGACATTTTAATGTCTGAGTAGCAATAacaacaaattaccaaaaaaaacttttaataggGTAGAATAAATTAAGAATGAATGGTAATGCAAACGTGGGTACAATGGGACAAAATTATGAATCACATATAATGATCCAACAACACTTAGAGTGTGGAAACCACGTTGGTATTCTGGGATATACGACCACAGTTGATtctaattgtttttctcttgtcaaATAGAAATTGCACATCAATCTCAAAGTATTACAGACTGTTCATTACATGCAAATGGTTATGTTCTGCAGGCTCTCCAAGGGGACTCAACCTTCTTTACAAAAGGAGCCAGGCTAGAAGCAGAGTTTCTCTAATGACAGTATGTATCCATTAGAGTTCCTCATTTATAAGCAACAGAGACTGCCTCTGATTCCCAAAGTCAGGTTTTCCCAAGTGAGGCTGGGTATCCCAGAGGTGTAATGGAGGACTGTCAATTAGGGGGCAGGAAAAATAATAGCTGGAAAAACAACCCACCATTTGTCCTAGGCCAGATCCAGTACTTTCTGCAGTGTTTACTTACTGCACTTTGCTTTAGACGTTGTGCCTTAAGAGGCTGAACTCATGAGACCGTGAGCTCATAAAGAGAAAAGGAGCTCTTAGTCAGCTCTGTATTCCTAGCAGCAAGCAGTACCTGCTTTGCACACAGTAGGATCACAATatatgtttgttacatgggttcTGGTATTTAACATATGCTCCAACAGGTAAGAGAACGGCACCATCATATTGTTAAAGTATCAGACAATGTGAAAATTTTAAGTGCTCTGTACACAGAAGAGGTGAAGGAAGCTCAGTGTAAGAGAGAATGTTTTGGCTATGAAAAGCAAGAAGGACAAACTTGGGGATCATTTGTCTCAGGTAATACAAtaaaagtatgatttttaaatttatttatgtatttattcattctactgaATATTACATTTTCAATATATGAATCAAGTTTTCTATGTACCGAGGTATATTGGTGATCAAGAAAGACCAAGtacccaaaatattttcattctaatggaaaaaataataaacatgaaaacacaTACTACAGTTTCAGCAAGTGACAGTGTTATAAAGAAAGTTAAGCAGATCTCCCAGAAAGAgttcaattttgtgtgtgtgcatgtgtgtgtatgtgtgtgttttctttgagATGAGGGAGTTACAAAAGGCATATCTGTGAATATAAAATTAGAACACTAAAGTATATAAAGGGAAGTGTACAAAAATTCTGAGAGGGAGTAGACTGGGACGTGGTGAGAAACTGGAGATAGGGTAGAACCCTCCGgtagagagaaaagcaaatttaaagGTAGAAACAAGCATTTGAGGGAACGGTAAGAAGGTATGTGAGAAGAGAACACCGAGATCAATATAGCTGGAACATCCTCCTTGCAAAGTATTATTTCGTGAAAATTACTTCTATTAACTTTAATcttatatttcattaaatgaCAATTTCTGCTTCTCATTGCTTCTATAACGATGGTGAGCAGTTTTGTtcgtatttttttctatttggaattTGCAATCAGTATTCTTCTCCTTTTTTGTAGGCTCTTACTCTCTTGATAACTTCATGCTCTAAGAATGGGAATCCCTTAGGGATGACATGTTTATCATGCATTTTAAGCAGTTCTTTACTGTGGTTATTACAGTAAGttatgttttttgttcttgcttctttccaataatgtataaaaatctGTCATCTTCTTAATCATGCCATGCTGGACAACAGATCTCTAATAACAAGCCACTGAAATTatccaattattttaatatacttatttcTGAAAGATACACTTGATGGGCAAGGATTTAAATCCCCTCTCTGAATTTCTGCCTGGTACCACACTCCCAGTAAATCTGTTATTTACTACTTCTGAAAAGATGTATAGGAGCCAAAAAGGTGCAGAAGAGTTTCTAAGCAGCAATAAAACGGTAACAATATTTACGCAAGGATGAAGTGCCCAACTGTTTAACTGTATTAAGAGACTTAACTCTCATGCCACTACCAGCTAATAACTTTGAaaagctcattttaaaatgtattcccaCACTAATACATTGCTGTAACCTTAAAGTAAGTGACTAGAGACAAATTCTCTTAGCAGTAAATTTTCCCGCTGATTCCCTTATGCTAGTGTACGTCTTCTAGTTACAGAAACCAGGATAGCTTTGTGACCACAAAACAAAATCTTCTGAAATTTTATTACTGCTGGGGAAATATAAAAGACAAGCAATGGTATGAATTATTCTCAACATTAGGTCCCAGTGAAGGGCAAAAGATGGTAGAAATATTTACTCAAGTGATTTTTCCATCAAAGTTTCTATCAGCATTTGAATCTCAGCAGTGTAGCTGTTAAGAAGCCATCAAACTCAGCAGCCAGCTGGTGAAATCAACAATGTAAAAACTGACTATACAGAAAATATACTTGTATCTGATTTTTTTACATCATATGCCTTTTTCTAGCTATCCTTTAATTCAATCTGTATTAATATAAATTCACTTACCTCCTATAGAGTTCTTTGAGGCAGTAGATTGCCATGTAGGTGTATCCTAACAAACATACGAAAACTCAGTCTCTGTAGCAGATACTGTCAGTGACCTATGCACATCTATTCAGCTCTCATCATTTTTGTACAAGTCAATGACCTTTCAACGGCAGTACCTGTTATACAAGGGCTTTCTGGGCTGCAAGTGCTGAAAGCAAGGCGAGAAGAATGAGAAAATCTGGGTATTTCCATTAAGAGGAGGACAGTCTTTTCATGGACTGGCTTGTCTCAAACTTTTGAGCAGGAGTCACTCCAACTCCATTGTGCTCTGTGAATCTAAACTCTTCAGAATTGGGTCCTTTAAAAAGTGCTTTAGAATTTTCTTCAATCACTAATAACCGTGGTAAGGCAGAGCTGAAGAGCAGCTAAAGGGAGAGCTGAAGAGCAGCTAAACTTGTCTTTGACATTTTTTGCCTTCTCTCAACTCCAAAGCACCAGTGCACTCTTTCGTTCTCCCTTTTGTTCCCCATCTGAGAGATCACAGCAGGATCCCCATGCTATAACTACATGCTTTATATGTAATTTTCCATTCTCTCTGGACATTTCACATTTGAGAAAAGGgagtatatttttcttaaatagaatATGACTTTAAACTATAAGTTGTTCAACATTTGATGGTGGGACCATGTgaacattaaaatataacatacgtaatccatattttcttctgtatGCTCAATGACAAtgaataaatttttacttttatatcacAAAGTAAACAgtttttaattacatttctttacagcaacatatataaatatattgcaCATTTACCATATAACATACGTTATGGAGCAGTAAAACACAGTAACATTGCAAAAGATACCAGAAAACCAATTAGCTTAACCTTAACAAGACaatattttttccctaaaaacaGCAGTTTATTCATGTCAAAATAACACACTGGTGTTTCGCTCCCCATGCTTGCTTAACATTTGTTGATTTAAAGCGTAAAAAATTTCATCTAAACAATACCACTACGGTTAATGTCTTAAGGTCGATTTCAAATGGAACACCTTAAGATTTTAGGGTCTCATGCTTGTATGTCTGTGACAACGTTCTTTAGGAAATACTGGTCATTTTTAATATGGTTCATTCAGCAGCATTATTTCATAAAACAGATGCCATTTCCATTAGTAAAAATATTCGGCTGGTTTAAATACTTAATCTAATGGTAATTGTTATTGCTTCTACTGGCAACTACAAACATTTTGCATCTCATTCTATTATAGTCCATGTTtgcaaacttatttttttcctagtctaCAAGAATATGCTAGATTTAAATGTTAGggcattttataatttctactttCCTGTTTTCACTGAAGGTACTTGAAAGCACACAAATTCACCCTGTCACTATATGAGCTAACATTATTTGTGTCACTTTCCTTCATGGTGTTCAGCTTTTCCTTTGAAAACTCCCATTAACATTTCTTCTTGTTAGTTAGGAAATGAGTAGGCAGAAGTGTCAGCTATCTGAAACAGATGCATTTGGCTGAATTGGAATTTTCCTCAATTCCTAATCCAAGAGCCCTTATGCTTTGAGAAGAAATTATACTACATAAAAATAAGGTTTTATGAAATTTCCAGGTTGGTTTTTCAGCATTGTGGATGTTTAGAGACAATAATTCAGTAAATAAGTTTTAGTTTGTATTGATATGAACTAATCACTTATAAAGAGTGATTAGTTATAATAGGGGCTTACACTTAATGAGTAATTATTTTGTGCAAAATGCTATTTGAAGTGGCTTTATACACATCTCATATTTCCATTTTAGAGAAGAGAAATCAGAGACATGAAAAGAATTAAGATATTTTCACAAGATTCTACAACTATTAAGCTGAAGgacctgggatttgaatccaATCTTTCTGAGCCCAGCGTTTAACCTCTTAACCCACTTTCTAAACTTCTATTAGAGCCTAATGTGGATTGTCACTATTTTGCTGGATGATAAAACTTTGTATATGCACTCAATTACTGCTTGTTTAGTGAATGCATGAAGAGATGCTGATATCATTCAATGAATTTAATAAACCAATTTGACTGGCATATAACATGATCAATATTTTTCTCAGgtaaaaaatgtgatatttttagAGAGGTTCTCCAT from Nomascus leucogenys isolate Asia chromosome X, Asia_NLE_v1, whole genome shotgun sequence includes these protein-coding regions:
- the LOC105738507 gene encoding nucleophosmin-like codes for the protein MMDMSPLRPQKYLFGCELKADKDDHFKVDNNENEQQLSLRTVSSGAGAKDKLQIVEAEAMSYEGSPIKVTLAALKMSVQPMVFFGGFEITPSVVLRLKCGSGPVHVSGQHLVTGEEDTESEDEEEEDVKLVSISGKRSAPGGRSKFPQKKVKLAAEEDDDFDDDDDFDDEETEEKAPVKKSQKDKNPSKQEKTPKTPKGPSSVEDIKAKMQASIEKGGCLPKVEAKFMNYSRSLAVEEVSLRK